A genomic stretch from Planctomycetia bacterium includes:
- a CDS encoding cold shock domain-containing protein: MATGTIKKLTDKGFGFIKTDGDKDLFFHSKSLVGVEFDDLQEGQKVTYTAGSGPKGPCAEDVRPA, encoded by the coding sequence ATGGCCACAGGCACGATCAAGAAACTGACGGACAAGGGTTTTGGATTCATCAAGACCGATGGCGACAAGGATTTGTTTTTTCACTCCAAGAGCCTCGTGGGCGTGGAATTCGACGACTTGCAGGAAGGGCAAAAGGTCACCTACACGGCGGGGTCGGGACCGAAAGGTCCCTGCGCCGAAGACGTCAGGCCAGCCTAG